Within the Streptomyces sp. R41 genome, the region GTTGATGCTCGCGGGCTCGACCGCGGACCGCATCGGGCGGCGCAAGGTCTTCATGGCGGGCCTGATCATCTTCACGATCGGCTCGGTGCTCTGCTCCCTCGCCCCGAACCTCGACTCCCTCATCGCCTTCCGCATGGTGCAGGCGGTCGGCGGTTCGATGCTGAACCCGGTGGCGATGTCGATCATCACCAACACCTTCACGGACCCGCGCGAGCGCGCCCGCGCGATCGGTGTGTGGGGCGGCGTGGTCGGCATCTCGATGGCTGCCGGGCCGCTGGTCGGCGGCCTGCTCGTGGACTCGGTCGGCTGGCGGTCGATCTTCTGGATCAACCTCCCGGTGGGCCTGGCCGCGCTCCTGCTCACCCTGCGCTACGTCCCCGAGTCCCGCGCGCCCAAGGCCCGCCGCCCCGACCCGGTCGGCCAGTTCCTCGTCATCGCCCTGCTCGGCTCGCTGACGTACGCGATCATCGAGGCGCCCAGCTCCGGCGCCCTGAAGACCCTCGCCTTCGGCGTGATCGCCGTCGCCGCGCTGCTCGGCCTGCTGCGTTACGAGCCCCGGCGCGCCGAACCCCTCATCGACCTGCGCTTCTTCCGCTCGGCGCCGTTCAGCGGGGCCACGGTCATCGCCATCAGCGCGTTCGCGGCGCTCAGCGGCTTCCTGTTCCTGTCGACGCTCTATCTGCAGAACGTCCGCGGCCTGGACGCGCTGCACGCGGGCCTGTGGATGCTGCCGATGGCGGCCATGTGCTTCGTGTGCGCGCCCGTGTCGGGCCGGCTGGTCGGCAGCCGCGGCCCGCGCTTCTCGCTCCTGGTCGCCGGGGTCGCGATGACCGCGAGCGGCATCCTCTTCGCCGCCTTCGAGGCCGAGACCTCGAACGCCACACTGGTCCTCGGTTACGTCCTCTTCGGCCTGGGCTTCGGCTTCGTGAACGCCCCCATCACCAACACCGCCGTCTCCGGCATGCCCCGCAGCCAGGCGGGCGTCGCCGCCGCCGTCGCCTCGACCAGCCGCCAGATCGGCGGCACCCTCGGCGTCGCCGTGGTCGGCGCCGTGCTGGCCTCCGGAGTGGGGGCGTCGGCATACAAGGACACGTTCGTGTCGGCCGCCCGCCCCGGCTGGTGGATCATCGCCGGGTGCGGTCTGGCGGTCCTGGTCCTGGGCGCGCTGACCAGCGGACGCTGGGCACGCGGGACGGCCGTGCGGACGGCGCAACAGCTGGAGTCCCCGGAGGTACGGGACCCGGTGGGCGTACGGGCCCAGGACGCACCCGCCGCCTAGGCGATCACCACCGGCTCGACGGTCGCCGCCGGCTCGACGATCTGCGTCGGCTCGATGGTCTAGGCAGCCTCGGCCTCCGCCGTCAGCGCGCTCTCGTACAGCTGCTCCAAGCGCTCGCGGCTCTCCTCGTCCGTGGGGGCGTACGTCACCATCCGGGCGCCCATGTCGGGGGCCAGCCACAGGTCGGTGTGGTCGAGGGTGAGCAGCCCGACGTACGGGTTGAGGAACTGCTTGGTCTTGCTGCGGGCGCCGCCGACCACCTCGTACCGCTCCCAGATCTCCCGGAATTCCGCCGACTCCGTCTTCAGCCGCTTGACCAGCATCTTCCAGGCAGGTTCACCGAGGTGTCCGGCCATCGAGGCGCGCAGCTTGGCGGCCATCATGCGCATGGTCTCGTCGAGGAGCACGATCGATTTGCGCCACTCCTCGTTCGTGTAGACGAGGATCATGCAGTTGCGGTCCTCGGGCGGTATGGCGTCGAGGTCGCTCATCATCAGGCGGGCGTACGTGCGGTTGTACGCGAGGATGTCGTACCGGCTGTTCTGGATGCAGGCCGGGACCGGCTCCAGCTGGGTCAGCATCAGGCGCAGGGCCGGAGTGATGGTCGGGCACTGCGCGGCGGGCGAGGGGTCGATGGCGCCGGCCAGCTGGAAGAGGTGGGCGCGCTCGCTGGAGTCGAGGAGCAGGGTGCGGGCCAGGGCGTCGAGGACCTGCTCGGAGACCTGGATGTCACGGGCCTGTTCGAGCCAGGTGTACCAGGTGACGCCGACGGCGGAGAGCTGCGCCACCTCCTCGCGGCGCAGGCCCGGGGTGCGTCGGCGGCGGCCACGGGGCAGTCCGACCTGCTCGGGCGTGATGCGTTCGCGGCGGTTGCGCAGGAAGGCGGCGAGCTCGTGCCGCCGGATCTCGCTGCCGCGGGGGGCAGCGGTGCCGTGCGGCTGCGGGGGCTCGGGGGTGCCCACCGGCGCCGACGTCGTGCCCGTCGGGGCAGGGCCGCTGGTCGTCGTCTCCTGCGCCATGGTCGTCATGCCTCCAGCCTGCCGCTCACCGGAACCTGTTTCCAGGTACTGCTTCTACCAGGATAAGAAGACTCTGGTACCAGCCTGAGGCCGGGAGAAGGCTGGAGCACGTGACCGAAACCGGAACTATCACGACCCCAGTCCGTTCCCCTGTCGCACCACCCGTGCTCGGCGGCCTCGGACTCTTCACCGTGCTGCTCGGTGCGGCACTGCCGCTCATCGACTTCTTCATCGTCAACGTAGCCCTGCCGACCATCGGCCGTGACCTGAACGCGAGCGAGGCCGTCCTCGAACTCGTCGTCGCCGGCTACGGAGTCGCGTACGCCGTCCTGCTCGTCCTGGGCGGACGCCTCGGCGACCTCTTCGGGCGGCGTCAGTTCTTCCTCGGCGGCATGGCGGCCTTCGGCCTGACCTCGCTGGCGTGCGGGCTCGCGCCCACCGCCTGGACGCTGGTGGCGGCGCGTGTCGCGCAGGGCGCGGCATCCGCGGCGATGCTGCCGCAGGTGCTCGCCACCATCCAGTCGGCGACCGCGGGCCCGCGCCGTGCGAAGGCCATGGGTCTGTACGGGGCCACGGCCGGCCTGTCCATGGTGACCGGGCAGATCCTCGGCGGCGTCCTGGTCGCGGCGGACATCGCCGGTACCGGCTGGCGCGCGGTCTTCCTCGTCAACGTGCCCGTCGTGATCCTCGGCCTGATCCTGGCCGCGCGTGCCGTGCCCGAGACGCGCTCGCAGCGCCCGGAGCCGATCGACGCGCCGGGCACGGTACTGCTCGCGATCTCCCTGGTGACGCTCCTCGCCCCGCTGACGGAGGGCAGGGCGGCGGGCTGGCCCCTGTGGACGTGGGTATCACTCGCTCTGTTCCCCGTCGCGGCGGCGGCGTTCTACTTCGTCGAACGCCGGGAGGACCGCAGCGGCCGCACACCCCTGGTCCCGCCGAGCCTCTTCTCCCTGCTCTCCCTGCGCCGCGGCCTGGTGATGATCGTTCCGTTCTCGATCGGCTTCAGCGGGTTCATGTTCGTGATCGCGGTGGCGTTGCAGCGGGGTGCGGGCCTCGGTCCGGTGCCCGCGGGCCTGGCTCTCGCGCCCATGGCGGTCGTCTTCTTCGTCGTCTCCCTGTGCGGCCCCCGGCTGGTCGCCCGGTACGGCACCCGGATCGTCACCGTAGGCGGGCTGATCCAGGCGGTGGGCGTGGCCCTTCTGGTGGTGACCGCGTGGCGGTCCTGGCCGAACCTCGGAGTATGGGAGCTGGCGCCGGGCGCGGCGGTCGCGGGCGCGGGCCAGGCCCTCCAACTCCCCGTCATCTTCCGCATCATCCTCTCCGAGGTCCCGCCCGCCCGCGCCGGCGTCGGCAGCGGCGTCATGATCACCACCCAGCAGTCGGCCCTCGCCCTCGGCGTCGCCACCCTGGGCACCCTTTTCCTCTCCTTGGTACCGGGTCACGGCATGCAGGACGCCCTCGTGACAACCCTCCTGGTCCAGCTGGCGGGCGTGGCCCTGACGACGGCCTTGAGCCTGCGCCTGCCGCGCACGATCAGCTGAGCGCGCGGGCCGATCCCGGGCCGGGCGCAGGACGACCTCCCCGAGCGCGCCCCTCCCGCCGCCTACGCGGGTGGAGCGACCAGCGTCTGCGACTGGTGCGCGCGGCGAAGGGCGTCCGTGACGAAGCCGTTCGTCTTCAGTTCCTCGACGAGGTCGCGGAGGAAGCGGACGGTCTCGGGGCGACGGGTCGTGGTCGTGCCGACCGCCTGGCGGATCTGCGTGAATCGGTCCTCGATCAGGCGGAGTTCGGGGTGCCGTGTGACGAACTCGGTCATCGGCTGCCTGATGCCGGCGGCGACCTCCAGGCCCTCGGTGCGGAACACCTCGACTCCTTCCTCCCCGCGCACCACGCTCGCGTGCCGGAGGGTGCGGGAGAGGAAGAGGTCGTAGGCGGAACCGCGCTTCACACCGATCCGTACGCCGGGACGGTCCACGTCCGCGACGGTGGTGAGGTCCGAGTCACGGGGCACGGCGTACACGCCCTCGATCACGACGTACGGCGCCGTGAAGGCGACCTCGGCCTCGCGTGCGGGCTCGACGGCCAGGAAGCAGATGTCGGCGCGGCCTTCCGCCATCGCCTCGTACGACTTGCGCGCGGCGTCGAAGCAGAGGAGTTCGACGGGCAGTTTCAGCCGGGCGCCGATCTCGCGCGCGAGGTCGACGGTGATGCCGGCCGGAGCCGCCGGGGTGCCCTGGGCGAGTACCGGATTGCCCAGGTTGATCGAGGCCCGCAGGGTGCCGTTCGGGGCGAGGTCCTTGGCGATGGCGGCAGTTCCGGTCCCGGTCGTCATGGAGCGGAGTGTAGGTTCAACGTACCCACCGCCGCCGTAGAGACCGCCGAGGGACACCTGACCCCTTCATGAACGCGACCGACCCCACACGGAACTCGCCACCGAAGAACCCCCGTTGATCTTCGCCATGCTGCACACTCCTTGCTGCGCAAGCGAAGCGGTAACACCTGGAGGTGTCATGCTGCAGATCAACACGAGCAAGGTAAGCCGCTGGGACCAGCACGGCCGCGAGCACGTCGTACGCGTCCAACGAGCGGGCGTACAACGCACGATCAGATGCGACACCTGCGGGTGGCGCAAGGCCGCGCAGTTCCTGCCGTGGCTGAAGGCGGAGGAACACCTGGCGGAGGCGCATCAGGCGACGGTGGATCCGACGGAGGCGTAGGCCCGGCGGGCAGCCCCCGCCGGGCGCCGGTCAGCGGCGCAGTCCGCGCAGGACCAGGTCGACGACCGCCGTGAACTCGGCTTCGATGCCCGGCTGTTCCCACTCGTGGGCGTAACACGGATCGTGGAAGCGGTTCGTGGCGTCGAAGATCGCGCGGGCCGTCGCGGCGGAGTCGCCTTCCACGGCCGTGAAATCGCCCTCCTGCACGCCGCGGAACACGATCTGCGTCAGCTGCTCGACGAGGTCGGTGATGTGTTCCTGGACCACGGCACTGGCCTCGCCGAGCAGCACCGAGTACGTGGCGAACAGCTCGGGATCGTCGCCCGCCTTGTGCCGCTTGGCCGTGAACAGCGCGCCCAACCAGTGCCGCAGGGCCACGGGAGGCGTCTGGGTCGGAATGTTGACGATCTCCTCCAGCATCTGCGACGTACGGTCCAGCCAGCGCTTCGTGACCGCCTCCCGCAGCGCCGCCTTCGTACGGAAGTGTCGGTAGACGCTGCCGTGGCTGACGCCGAGCGCGCGGGCCACGTCCACCACGGTGGCCTTGGCCGGGCCGTGGCGGCGCAGCACCTCCTCGGTCGCTTCGAGGATGCGCTCGGCGGTCAGTGCTTCGGTGGTCGGTGCCATGACGAAGACCGTACCTGCCGGTACCGTCAGCGCTCCGTGCCGAGGTGCGACATCTGCGCCTGCGGGTAGCGGTCACCGGCCGCGGCGCCCTCGGGTACGGCCTGCTCGATCGCGGTGAGGTCGCCCGCCTCGAGCGTGACGTCCAGCGCGCCCAGCGCCTCCGCCAGACGCTCCCGGGTCCGCGAGCCGACCAGCGGCACGATGTCCTCGCCCCGAGACAGCACCCAGGCGATCGCGATCTGCGCCACCGAGACGCCCTTCTGCTCGGCGACCTTCCGCAGCGCCTCGACGAGGCCGAGGTTGTGCCGGAGGTTGTCGCCCTGGAAGCGGGGGCTCATGGAACGGAAGTCGGTCGGGGCCAGCTGCCGGTCCGGCGTGAAGTGCCCGGAGATCAGACCGCGCGACAGCACTCCGTACGCCGTGATGCCGATGCCCAGCTCACGCGTGGTCGGCAGGACCTCGTCCTCGATGCCGCGCGAGATGAGCGAGTACTCGATCTGCAGGTCCGAGATGGGCGCGGTGGCGGCGGCCCGGCGGATGGTGTCCGCGCCGACCTCGCTCAGGCCGATGTGCCGTACGTGCCCGGCCTCCACCAGCTCCG harbors:
- a CDS encoding MFS transporter, whose amino-acid sequence is MPELSPRHRMLVLAICCMSLLIVSLDNTVLNVALPSMQKELHASVAGLQWTIDAYTLVLASLLMLAGSTADRIGRRKVFMAGLIIFTIGSVLCSLAPNLDSLIAFRMVQAVGGSMLNPVAMSIITNTFTDPRERARAIGVWGGVVGISMAAGPLVGGLLVDSVGWRSIFWINLPVGLAALLLTLRYVPESRAPKARRPDPVGQFLVIALLGSLTYAIIEAPSSGALKTLAFGVIAVAALLGLLRYEPRRAEPLIDLRFFRSAPFSGATVIAISAFAALSGFLFLSTLYLQNVRGLDALHAGLWMLPMAAMCFVCAPVSGRLVGSRGPRFSLLVAGVAMTASGILFAAFEAETSNATLVLGYVLFGLGFGFVNAPITNTAVSGMPRSQAGVAAAVASTSRQIGGTLGVAVVGAVLASGVGASAYKDTFVSAARPGWWIIAGCGLAVLVLGALTSGRWARGTAVRTAQQLESPEVRDPVGVRAQDAPAA
- a CDS encoding helix-turn-helix transcriptional regulator, with amino-acid sequence MTTMAQETTTSGPAPTGTTSAPVGTPEPPQPHGTAAPRGSEIRRHELAAFLRNRRERITPEQVGLPRGRRRRTPGLRREEVAQLSAVGVTWYTWLEQARDIQVSEQVLDALARTLLLDSSERAHLFQLAGAIDPSPAAQCPTITPALRLMLTQLEPVPACIQNSRYDILAYNRTYARLMMSDLDAIPPEDRNCMILVYTNEEWRKSIVLLDETMRMMAAKLRASMAGHLGEPAWKMLVKRLKTESAEFREIWERYEVVGGARSKTKQFLNPYVGLLTLDHTDLWLAPDMGARMVTYAPTDEESRERLEQLYESALTAEAEAA
- a CDS encoding MFS transporter, translated to MTETGTITTPVRSPVAPPVLGGLGLFTVLLGAALPLIDFFIVNVALPTIGRDLNASEAVLELVVAGYGVAYAVLLVLGGRLGDLFGRRQFFLGGMAAFGLTSLACGLAPTAWTLVAARVAQGAASAAMLPQVLATIQSATAGPRRAKAMGLYGATAGLSMVTGQILGGVLVAADIAGTGWRAVFLVNVPVVILGLILAARAVPETRSQRPEPIDAPGTVLLAISLVTLLAPLTEGRAAGWPLWTWVSLALFPVAAAAFYFVERREDRSGRTPLVPPSLFSLLSLRRGLVMIVPFSIGFSGFMFVIAVALQRGAGLGPVPAGLALAPMAVVFFVVSLCGPRLVARYGTRIVTVGGLIQAVGVALLVVTAWRSWPNLGVWELAPGAAVAGAGQALQLPVIFRIILSEVPPARAGVGSGVMITTQQSALALGVATLGTLFLSLVPGHGMQDALVTTLLVQLAGVALTTALSLRLPRTIS
- a CDS encoding transporter substrate-binding domain-containing protein, whose product is MTTGTGTAAIAKDLAPNGTLRASINLGNPVLAQGTPAAPAGITVDLAREIGARLKLPVELLCFDAARKSYEAMAEGRADICFLAVEPAREAEVAFTAPYVVIEGVYAVPRDSDLTTVADVDRPGVRIGVKRGSAYDLFLSRTLRHASVVRGEEGVEVFRTEGLEVAAGIRQPMTEFVTRHPELRLIEDRFTQIRQAVGTTTTRRPETVRFLRDLVEELKTNGFVTDALRRAHQSQTLVAPPA
- a CDS encoding TetR family transcriptional regulator; the protein is MAPTTEALTAERILEATEEVLRRHGPAKATVVDVARALGVSHGSVYRHFRTKAALREAVTKRWLDRTSQMLEEIVNIPTQTPPVALRHWLGALFTAKRHKAGDDPELFATYSVLLGEASAVVQEHITDLVEQLTQIVFRGVQEGDFTAVEGDSAATARAIFDATNRFHDPCYAHEWEQPGIEAEFTAVVDLVLRGLRR